The Dendropsophus ebraccatus isolate aDenEbr1 chromosome 3, aDenEbr1.pat, whole genome shotgun sequence genome includes a region encoding these proteins:
- the LOC138786541 gene encoding potassium voltage-gated channel subfamily V member 2-like: MKEVCTRGKTFPTTINLGEHTHSLTDIYKGDLFATFNGGSSEREGQNASDSSKKYINPFILNLNVGGKIFQIDCLAAAKYPVTRIGKIATCSDPIKRLDLCDDYSVQRNEYFFDRDPTVFCYIFHFYRSGILWIMDELCPLNFVEEIEYWGIHINYTHNCCRSLFQEHQDELKENIKIQRDLQAELERHDHEKHFEGKWLGDLRKKIWNLVENPYSSIPAKIIAILSSFFVLISVVTMCLSTVEELKHLNLYGVSYMEHVEIACVIFFTTEYVMRLLSTSDIKRFLKTVLNIVDLIAILPFYIQIIFERFSEEAYVHLHPDDIERMERVGQLGKVLKIIRLMRIFRILKLARHSIGLRAFGFTIRQCYQQVCCLFLFIAMGVFTFSALMHSVEHDIPGTNFTSIPDAWWWAAVSISTVGYGDTIPDTILGRIVAFLCISFGIILNGMPISILYNRFSDFYAKLKAHESTGVMKIGTEIRFKERIMEKIKTCCDRRQYTD; the protein is encoded by the exons ATGAAGGAGGTATGTACTCGAGGAAAAACCTTTCCTACCACTATCAACCTTGGAGAGCATACTCATAGTCTAACGGATATTTACAAAGGAGATTTATTTGCTACTTTTAATGGGGGAAGCTCGGAACGTGAAGGCCAAAATGCATCTGATTCATCAAAAAAATATATCAACCCTTTCATACTCAACCTCAATGTTGGAGGAAAAATATTCCAGATTGATTGCTTAGCAGCAGCAAAATACCCAGTTACTAGAATTGGAAAAATTGCCACTTGTTCTGATCCAATAAAAAGATTAGATCTTTGTGATGACTATTCAGTACAGAGGAATGAATATTTCTTTGACCGAGATCCTACAGTTTTCTGCTATATCTTCCATTTCTATCGCAGTGGAATATTATGGATAATGGACGAGCTATGCCCTCTTAACTTTGTTGAGGAAATAGAATACTGGGGCATTCATATAAATTATACACATAACTGTTGTCGTAGTCTGTTTCAAGAACACCAAGATGAATTGAAAGAGAATATTAAAATACAGAGAGATCTCCAAGCTGAACTTGAACGTCATGACCATGAAAAGCATTTTGAAGGCAAGTGGCTTGGAGATTTGAGAAAAAAGATATGGAATTTAGTGGAAAATCCATATTCTTCTATTCCAGCTAAAATTATAGCCATATTatccagtttttttgttttgatttctGTTGTAACCATGTGTCTCAGTACAGTGGAGGAACTCAAACATTTGAACCTCTATGGTGTATCCTATATGGAACACGTGGAAATTGCCTGTGTAATTTTCTTTACCACTGAATATGTCATGAGACTGTTATCAACTTCAGATATTAAACGATTCTTAAAAACTGTCTTGAACATTGTAGATCTTATTGCTATATTGCCATTTTATATTCAGATTATTTTTGAGAGGTTCTCAGAAGAAGCATATGTGCATCTGCATCCTGATGACATAGAAAGAATGGAAAGAGTCGGACAACTTGGAAAAGTCCTGAAAATAATTCGGCTTATGCGGATATTTCGGATTTTAAAACTAGCCCGTCATTCCATTGGGCTGAGAGCTTTTGGTTTTACTATCCGTCAGTGCTACCAACAAGTTTGTTGTTTGTTCTTGTTCATTGCTATGGGCGTGTTTACTTTCTCTGCTCTAATGCATTCTGTGGAACATGACATACCTGGAACTAATTTCACCAGTATTCCAGATGCCTGGTGGTGGGCAGCA GTCAGCATTTCTACTGTCGGATACGGTGATACAATTCCTGATACGATTTTGGGGCGTATTGTAGCTTTTTTGTGTATATCTTTTGGGATAATTCTAAATGGCATGCCAATATCCATACTTTACAACAGATTTTCAGACTTTTATGCAAAACTAAAAGCACATGAAAGTACCGGTGTTATGAAAATTGGTACAGAAATCAGATTTAAAGAAAGAATCATGGAAAAGATAAAAACCTGCTGTGACAGAAGACAATACACTGATTAG